Proteins encoded in a region of the Mycolicibacterium chitae genome:
- a CDS encoding D-alanyl-D-alanine carboxypeptidase family protein — MARSRTTSLGALLRGTALATALLLGAAPAVAVAEPDACPYKVNTPPAVDASEVPKPGEPAPAPLPVPAKPVGGDALGSCGLVTAPGTPPVPGDISAEAWLVADLDTGDVIAAQDPHGRHRPASIVKVLTAMAAINELNVNKRIPGTQEDANQEGTRVGVAPGGLYTVTDLLHGLLMHSGNDAAYALATQLGGMDTALGKLNTLASKLGGRDTRAATPSGLDGPGMSTSVYDMALFYRYAWDNPTFANIVATKTYDFPGRDGNPPYEIYNDNKLLEHYPGALGGKTGYTDDAGQTFVGAAERDGRRLVAVLMRGTRVPIAPWEQAARLLDYGFATPQGTQVGKLVDPDPSLTTPERAADAAVASHASGVLPDADTVPVRVGVAVVGSLVVFGLIMGARSMNRRPQY, encoded by the coding sequence ATGGCCAGATCACGAACCACCAGCCTGGGTGCCTTGCTGCGGGGTACCGCTCTGGCTACCGCCTTACTCCTGGGCGCCGCACCGGCGGTCGCGGTCGCCGAACCGGACGCCTGCCCGTACAAGGTGAACACCCCGCCCGCGGTGGACGCCTCCGAGGTGCCCAAACCCGGCGAACCCGCGCCGGCCCCGCTGCCGGTACCGGCCAAACCCGTCGGCGGCGACGCCCTGGGCAGCTGCGGCCTGGTGACCGCGCCCGGCACCCCGCCGGTGCCCGGTGACATCTCGGCCGAGGCCTGGTTGGTCGCGGATCTCGACACCGGCGATGTCATCGCGGCCCAGGACCCGCACGGCCGGCATCGGCCCGCCTCGATCGTCAAGGTGCTCACCGCCATGGCCGCGATCAACGAACTCAACGTCAACAAGCGGATTCCCGGCACCCAGGAGGACGCCAACCAGGAAGGCACCCGCGTCGGCGTGGCCCCCGGCGGGCTCTACACGGTCACCGATCTGCTGCACGGCCTGCTCATGCACTCCGGCAACGACGCGGCCTACGCGCTCGCGACCCAACTCGGCGGCATGGACACCGCGCTCGGCAAGCTGAACACGTTGGCCAGCAAGCTCGGCGGCCGCGACACCCGCGCGGCCACCCCGTCGGGCCTGGACGGCCCCGGCATGAGCACCTCGGTCTACGACATGGCGCTGTTCTACCGATACGCCTGGGACAACCCGACTTTCGCGAACATCGTGGCCACCAAGACCTACGACTTCCCCGGCCGCGACGGCAATCCGCCGTACGAGATCTACAACGACAACAAGCTGCTCGAGCACTATCCGGGCGCGCTCGGCGGCAAGACCGGCTATACCGACGATGCGGGACAGACCTTCGTAGGCGCCGCCGAACGCGACGGCCGACGCCTGGTCGCGGTGCTGATGCGCGGGACGCGCGTGCCGATCGCGCCGTGGGAACAGGCCGCGCGCCTCCTCGACTACGGCTTCGCCACCCCGCAGGGCACGCAGGTGGGCAAGCTGGTCGATCCCGACCCGTCGCTGACGACACCCGAGCGCGCCGCCGATGCCGCGGTCGCCTCGCACGCGTCCGGCGTGTTGCCCGACGCCGACACCGTCCCGGTGCGCGTCGGCGTGGCCGTGGTCGGCAGCCTGGTGGTGTTCGGACTGATCATGGGTGCCCGTTCGATGAACCGTCGGCCGCAGTACTGA
- a CDS encoding DUF3017 domain-containing protein: protein MTVRSALRAQWPILAVFATFAVAFVLVAAGFWRRGALLIGIGVGIAAALRLLLTDERAGLLGVRTKGIDFVTTASVATVVMYAAWTIDPLGTS from the coding sequence GTGACGGTGCGCTCGGCGCTGCGTGCCCAGTGGCCGATCCTGGCCGTGTTCGCGACCTTCGCCGTCGCCTTCGTCCTGGTGGCCGCCGGCTTCTGGCGCCGCGGTGCGCTGCTCATCGGCATCGGGGTCGGCATCGCCGCGGCGCTGCGGTTGCTGCTCACCGACGAGCGTGCCGGGTTGCTCGGGGTGCGCACGAAGGGGATCGACTTCGTCACAACCGCATCGGTGGCCACAGTGGTCATGTACGCGGCCTGGACCATCGATCCGCTGGGCACCTCTTAG
- a CDS encoding class I SAM-dependent methyltransferase, producing MTAPRSLSFGSQAAAYERGRPSYPPEAIDWLLPPGARDVLDLGAGTGKLTTRLVERGLNVVAVDPITEMLDVLRSALPDTPALLGTAEEIPLPDNSVDAVLVAQAWHWVDPARAIPEVARVLRPGGRLGLVWNTRDERLGWVKDLGAIIGPEHDPFSQSVPLPEPFTDVQRHQVEWTNYLTPQAVVDLVASRSYCITSPAEVRTQTLARVRELLATHPALANSTGVALPYVTVCIRATLAG from the coding sequence GTGACCGCCCCGCGGTCCCTGTCGTTCGGTTCGCAGGCGGCGGCGTACGAACGGGGGCGCCCGTCGTACCCGCCGGAGGCCATCGATTGGCTGTTGCCGCCGGGGGCCCGCGATGTCCTGGACCTCGGCGCGGGCACCGGCAAGCTGACGACTCGGCTGGTGGAGCGCGGCCTGAACGTGGTCGCCGTCGACCCCATCACGGAGATGCTCGACGTGCTGCGCAGCGCGCTGCCCGACACCCCGGCCCTGCTCGGTACCGCCGAGGAGATCCCGTTGCCGGACAACAGCGTCGACGCGGTGCTGGTGGCTCAGGCGTGGCACTGGGTGGACCCGGCGCGCGCCATCCCCGAGGTGGCCCGGGTCTTGCGCCCCGGCGGCCGGTTGGGGCTGGTGTGGAACACCCGCGACGAGCGCCTCGGCTGGGTCAAGGACCTCGGCGCGATCATCGGCCCCGAGCACGACCCGTTCAGCCAGTCGGTGCCGCTGCCCGAACCGTTCACCGACGTGCAGCGCCATCAGGTGGAGTGGACCAACTACCTGACCCCGCAGGCGGTGGTGGACCTGGTGGCCTCGCGCAGCTACTGCATCACCTCGCCGGCCGAGGTGCGCACCCAGACCCTGGCCCGGGTACGCGAGCTGCTGGCCACCCACCCGGCCCTGGCGAACTCCACCGGCGTCGCACTGCCGTACGTGACGGTGTGCATCCGCGCGACGCTGGCGGGTTGA
- a CDS encoding exodeoxyribonuclease III translates to MIVTTVNVNGIRAAVKERSTDNLGLLAWLKETRADVICLQETRADEDQVAQALAPATADGWQLAIACPGDGAPKGRNGVAVLSRTPVDEIRIGCGADEFAHHARYVEVATGGLTVASVYVPTGEAETDRQREKERFMAALGARMADLLDEARRTGRQAVVCGDWNIAHTENDIKNWKGNLKKSGFLPEERQWVTDLLATGWVDVVRGLHPDVPGPYSWWSWRGKAFDNDAGWRIDYHLATPELAARAVTAGTERPGDYALRWSDHAPVTVEFADEKMAAS, encoded by the coding sequence GTGATCGTCACGACCGTCAACGTCAACGGCATCCGCGCCGCCGTCAAGGAGCGCTCCACCGACAATCTGGGGTTGCTGGCCTGGCTCAAAGAGACCCGCGCCGACGTGATCTGCCTGCAGGAGACCCGCGCCGACGAGGACCAGGTGGCCCAGGCGTTGGCGCCGGCCACCGCCGACGGTTGGCAGTTGGCCATCGCCTGCCCCGGCGACGGTGCCCCGAAGGGCCGCAACGGGGTGGCCGTGCTGTCCCGGACCCCCGTCGACGAGATCCGGATCGGCTGCGGCGCGGACGAATTCGCGCATCACGCCCGCTACGTCGAGGTCGCCACCGGCGGGTTGACGGTGGCCAGCGTGTACGTGCCCACCGGGGAGGCCGAGACCGACCGGCAGCGGGAGAAGGAACGCTTCATGGCGGCGCTGGGCGCCCGGATGGCCGACCTGCTGGACGAGGCGCGGCGCACCGGCCGTCAAGCCGTCGTGTGCGGGGACTGGAACATCGCCCACACCGAGAACGACATCAAGAACTGGAAGGGCAACCTGAAGAAGTCGGGTTTCCTGCCCGAGGAACGGCAGTGGGTCACCGACCTGTTGGCGACCGGCTGGGTGGACGTCGTGCGCGGACTGCACCCCGACGTGCCCGGCCCGTACAGCTGGTGGTCCTGGCGCGGCAAGGCCTTCGACAACGACGCCGGCTGGCGCATCGACTACCACCTGGCGACCCCGGAACTGGCCGCGCGGGCGGTGACCGCGGGCACCGAGCGACCCGGCGACTACGCGCTGCGCTGGTCCGACCACGCGCCGGTCACCGTCGAGTTCGCGGATGAAAAGATGGCCGCATCATGA
- a CDS encoding bifunctional o-acetylhomoserine/o-acetylserine sulfhydrylase, translated as MSTTADDPQATWAFETKQVHAGQQPDAATNARALPIYATTSYTFDSTDHAAALFSLAEPGNIYTRIMNPTTDVVEQRIAALEGGVAALFLSSGQAASTLSILNIAGAGDHIVSSPRLYGGTYNLLQHSLPKLGVEVTFVENADDLESWRAAVRPNTKAFFAESISNPQIDVLDIPGVSGVAHDNGLPLIVDNTIATPYLIQPLAHGADIVVHSATKYLGGHGTAIAGVIVDGGTFDWTQGRHPGFTNPDPSYHGVVYADLGAPAFALKARVQLLRDLGSAASPFNAFLVAQGLETLSLRMERHVANAQRVAEFLAARPEVTSVNYAGLPSSPWHEIGKKLAPKGTGAVLAFELAGGVPAGKAFVDALTLHSHVANIGDVRSLVIHPASTTHQQLSAEEQLSSGVTPGLVRLAVGIEGIDDILADLERGFAAVAAS; from the coding sequence ATGAGCACCACCGCCGACGACCCCCAGGCCACCTGGGCGTTCGAGACCAAACAGGTCCACGCCGGCCAGCAACCCGACGCCGCCACCAACGCGCGGGCTCTGCCGATCTACGCCACCACCTCGTACACGTTCGACAGCACCGATCACGCCGCGGCGCTGTTCAGCCTGGCCGAGCCGGGCAACATCTACACCCGGATCATGAATCCCACCACCGACGTCGTCGAGCAGCGCATCGCCGCCCTCGAGGGCGGCGTCGCGGCGCTGTTCCTGTCCTCCGGGCAGGCCGCGTCGACCCTGTCAATCCTCAACATCGCCGGCGCGGGCGACCACATCGTGTCCTCGCCGCGGCTCTACGGCGGCACCTACAACCTGCTGCAGCATTCGCTGCCCAAGCTCGGCGTCGAGGTCACCTTCGTCGAGAACGCCGACGATCTGGAATCCTGGCGCGCCGCGGTCCGCCCCAACACCAAGGCCTTCTTCGCCGAGTCCATCTCCAACCCGCAGATCGATGTCCTCGACATCCCCGGGGTGTCCGGGGTGGCCCACGACAACGGCCTGCCGCTGATCGTCGACAACACCATCGCCACGCCCTACCTGATCCAGCCGCTGGCCCACGGCGCCGACATCGTCGTGCACTCCGCCACCAAGTACCTCGGCGGCCACGGCACCGCGATCGCCGGGGTGATCGTCGACGGCGGCACCTTCGACTGGACCCAGGGCCGCCATCCCGGCTTCACCAACCCCGACCCCAGCTACCACGGCGTGGTGTACGCCGACCTCGGCGCGCCGGCCTTCGCGCTGAAGGCCCGGGTGCAGTTGCTGCGCGACCTCGGTTCGGCCGCCTCGCCGTTCAACGCGTTCCTGGTCGCTCAGGGCCTCGAGACCCTGAGCCTGCGGATGGAGCGGCACGTCGCCAACGCCCAGCGGGTCGCCGAATTCCTGGCCGCCCGCCCGGAGGTCACCAGCGTCAACTACGCGGGCCTGCCCAGCTCACCGTGGCACGAGATCGGAAAGAAGCTGGCGCCCAAGGGAACCGGCGCGGTGCTGGCCTTCGAGCTGGCCGGCGGCGTCCCGGCGGGCAAGGCCTTCGTCGACGCGCTGACACTGCACAGCCACGTCGCCAACATCGGTGACGTGCGCTCGCTGGTGATCCACCCGGCCTCCACCACGCATCAGCAGCTGTCCGCCGAGGAGCAGCTGAGCAGCGGGGTAACCCCGGGCCTGGTGCGGTTGGCGGTCGGCATCGAGGGCATCGACGACATCCTGGCCGACCTCGAACGCGGTTTCGCCGCCGTGGCGGCGTCTTGA
- the trpS gene encoding tryptophan--tRNA ligase codes for MSDSAARQVVFSGAQPTSDSLHLGNALGAVKQWVELQDGYDAYFCVVDLHAITVAQDPEVLRRRTLVTAAQYLALGIDPARSTVFVQSHVPAHAELAWVLGCFTGFGQASRMTQFKDKSQKQGADATTVGLFTYPVLMAADVLAYDTDLVPVGEDQRQHLELARDVAGRVNARFPDTFVVPEAMIPKATAKIYDLQDPTAKMSKSAASDAGLISLLDDPAKTAKKIRSAVTDSDREIRFDPDGKPGVSNLLTIQSAVTGTGIDALVGGYEGRGYGDLKKDTAEAVVEFVTPIKTRVDELLADPAELEAVLAAGAQRARDVSANTLQRVYERLGFLPQLSR; via the coding sequence ATGAGCGACAGCGCAGCGCGCCAGGTGGTCTTCTCCGGCGCCCAACCCACCTCCGATTCCCTGCACCTCGGCAACGCGCTGGGCGCGGTGAAGCAGTGGGTGGAACTGCAGGACGGCTACGACGCCTACTTCTGCGTGGTGGATCTGCACGCCATCACCGTGGCCCAGGACCCCGAGGTGCTGCGCCGGCGCACCCTGGTGACCGCGGCCCAGTACCTGGCGTTGGGTATCGACCCGGCCCGCAGCACCGTGTTCGTGCAGAGCCACGTCCCGGCGCACGCCGAGTTGGCCTGGGTACTGGGATGTTTCACCGGTTTCGGGCAGGCGTCGCGGATGACGCAGTTCAAGGACAAGTCGCAGAAGCAGGGCGCCGACGCCACCACCGTCGGCCTGTTCACCTACCCGGTGCTGATGGCCGCCGACGTGTTGGCCTACGACACCGACCTGGTGCCCGTCGGCGAGGACCAACGGCAGCACCTGGAGCTGGCGCGCGACGTGGCCGGCCGGGTCAACGCGCGCTTCCCCGACACCTTCGTCGTGCCCGAGGCGATGATCCCGAAGGCCACCGCCAAGATCTACGACCTGCAGGACCCGACGGCCAAGATGAGCAAGTCGGCGGCCTCGGACGCGGGCCTGATCTCGCTGCTCGACGATCCGGCCAAGACCGCCAAGAAGATTCGGTCGGCGGTCACCGACAGCGATCGGGAGATCCGCTTCGATCCCGACGGCAAGCCGGGGGTCTCGAACCTGCTGACCATCCAGTCGGCGGTCACCGGGACCGGCATCGACGCGCTGGTGGGTGGCTACGAGGGCCGCGGCTACGGCGATCTGAAGAAGGACACCGCCGAGGCCGTCGTCGAATTCGTCACCCCGATCAAGACCCGTGTCGACGAGTTGCTCGCCGATCCGGCCGAGCTCGAAGCGGTGCTGGCCGCCGGCGCGCAGCGTGCGCGGGACGTGTCTGCAAACACGCTGCAGCGGGTATACGAGCGGCTGGGGTTCTTACCGCAACTGTCCAGGTGA
- a CDS encoding alpha/beta fold hydrolase encodes MTFRRDPIHLGSGEPVLLLHPFLCSQQVWSTVGPKLADTGRFEVFAPTMAGHHGGPEAGTWFLNSELLADHVERQLDELGWDTAHIVGNSLGGWVAFELERRGRARTLTGIAPAGGWSQWSPVKFETVAKFLGGGPVLLAARLLGPRILGLPFARRIATLPVSGPADGPTQADLVNLVEDATHCRAYFALLVKTLTLPGLLELADVQAPVQLVLCEKDRVFPTPRGNRHFLEQLPDTSRVVRLDGLGHIPMLEAPDLVAELLIDFLDEHVPPHRSEIPG; translated from the coding sequence ATGACGTTCCGTCGCGACCCCATCCATCTGGGCTCCGGAGAACCGGTCCTGCTGCTCCATCCGTTCCTGTGCTCACAGCAGGTCTGGTCGACGGTCGGCCCGAAACTCGCCGACACCGGCCGCTTCGAGGTGTTCGCCCCGACCATGGCCGGCCACCACGGCGGACCCGAGGCCGGGACCTGGTTCCTGAACAGCGAACTGCTGGCCGATCACGTCGAGCGTCAACTCGACGAACTCGGCTGGGACACCGCCCACATCGTCGGCAACTCCCTGGGCGGCTGGGTGGCGTTCGAACTGGAGCGACGCGGCCGCGCCCGCACCTTGACCGGGATCGCCCCGGCCGGCGGGTGGAGCCAATGGTCGCCGGTGAAGTTCGAGACCGTCGCGAAGTTCCTCGGCGGCGGGCCCGTGCTGCTGGCCGCGCGCCTGCTGGGACCCCGCATTCTCGGTCTGCCGTTCGCGCGACGCATCGCCACGCTGCCGGTCAGCGGCCCGGCCGACGGTCCCACCCAGGCCGACCTGGTGAACCTCGTCGAGGACGCCACGCACTGCCGGGCCTACTTCGCGCTGCTGGTCAAGACCCTGACGCTGCCGGGCCTGCTGGAGTTGGCCGACGTGCAGGCCCCGGTCCAGCTGGTGCTCTGCGAAAAGGACCGGGTCTTCCCCACGCCGCGTGGCAACCGCCACTTCCTCGAGCAGCTGCCGGACACCTCCCGGGTGGTGCGGCTCGACGGCCTCGGACACATCCCGATGCTGGAGGCCCCCGACCTGGTCGCCGAACTGCTGATCGACTTCCTCGACGAACACGTGCCGCCGCACCGGTCCGAGATCCCGGGCTGA
- a CDS encoding nitronate monooxygenase, which translates to MALTTSWSTALGLDVPVVNAPMGGAAGGRLAAAVSRAGGLGMIGMGSSATAEQLRTELAQLGELDRPFGIGLVHWVMAGEPELLDVALAARPALLSVSFGADWGWVRTAHAAGVPVATQVATPKDARAAVDAGVDVIVARGAEGGGHGRPAVATLPLLAEVLDLVDGPVLAAGGISSARAVAAVLAAGAAAAWVGTAFATCVEALTPAPARAELLAAEGAGTELTSAYDLAAGYRWPPDIPERVLRGSPVNAGQGVGAVRAAAPAAEVLRALSDGAEALLRRW; encoded by the coding sequence ATGGCACTGACGACATCCTGGTCGACGGCCCTGGGGCTGGACGTTCCCGTGGTCAACGCGCCGATGGGCGGGGCGGCCGGCGGCCGGCTGGCCGCGGCGGTGTCGCGCGCGGGCGGGCTGGGCATGATCGGGATGGGCAGCTCGGCCACCGCCGAGCAGTTGCGCACCGAGTTGGCGCAGCTCGGCGAGCTGGACCGGCCCTTCGGGATCGGATTGGTGCACTGGGTCATGGCGGGGGAGCCCGAGCTGCTCGACGTTGCGCTGGCGGCCCGGCCGGCGTTGCTGTCGGTGAGCTTCGGGGCGGACTGGGGCTGGGTCCGCACCGCACACGCGGCCGGCGTCCCGGTGGCGACCCAGGTGGCCACCCCGAAGGACGCGCGCGCCGCGGTGGACGCCGGTGTGGACGTAATCGTCGCGCGCGGCGCCGAGGGCGGTGGTCACGGGCGGCCCGCGGTCGCCACGCTGCCGCTGCTCGCCGAGGTCCTCGACCTGGTCGACGGCCCGGTGCTGGCGGCCGGCGGCATCTCCTCAGCCCGCGCCGTGGCCGCGGTGCTGGCGGCCGGTGCGGCCGCGGCCTGGGTGGGCACCGCCTTCGCGACCTGCGTCGAGGCGCTGACGCCGGCACCGGCGCGCGCCGAACTGCTGGCCGCCGAGGGCGCCGGCACCGAGCTGACCAGCGCCTACGACCTGGCGGCCGGATATCGTTGGCCGCCGGACATTCCCGAGCGCGTGCTGCGGGGCTCACCCGTCAACGCCGGGCAGGGGGTCGGAGCGGTGCGCGCCGCGGCGCCCGCGGCCGAGGTGCTGCGCGCGCTGAGCGACGGGGCCGAGGCGCTGCTGCGCCGCTGGTGA
- the metX gene encoding homoserine O-acetyltransferase MetX: MTISEERVRATTALPAEGETAIVNIGALTLESGQVLDDVSIAVQRWGELSPARDNVVMVLHALTGDSHITGPAGPGHPTPGWWDGIAGPGAPIDTDHWCAVATNVLGGCRGSTGPSSLHRDGKPWGSRFPVISIRDQVNADLAALAALGITEVAAVMGGSMGGARALEWLVGHPDTVRTGLVLAVGARATADQIGTQSNQIAAIKADPNWQGGDYYDTGRSPEAGLEVARRFAHLTYRGEEELDDRFGNAAQGDEDPLAGGRYAVQSYLEHQGGKLVARFDAGTYVALSDSLSSHDVGRGRGGVAAALRSCPLPVVVGGITSDRLYPLRLQQEIADLLPGCEGLDVVDAPTGHDGFLIETEPIGELIRRTLQLAAR; the protein is encoded by the coding sequence ATGACGATTTCCGAAGAACGCGTGCGCGCGACGACGGCCCTGCCCGCCGAGGGTGAGACCGCGATCGTCAACATCGGTGCGCTCACCCTCGAGAGCGGTCAGGTGCTCGACGACGTCAGCATCGCGGTGCAGCGCTGGGGTGAGCTCTCCCCCGCCCGCGACAACGTCGTCATGGTGCTGCACGCGCTCACCGGCGACTCCCACATCACCGGCCCGGCCGGACCGGGTCACCCGACCCCCGGCTGGTGGGATGGCATCGCCGGCCCAGGCGCGCCGATCGACACCGATCACTGGTGCGCGGTCGCCACCAACGTGCTGGGCGGCTGCCGCGGCTCGACCGGACCGAGCTCCCTGCATCGCGACGGAAAGCCCTGGGGCTCACGATTTCCGGTGATCTCGATTCGCGATCAGGTGAATGCCGACCTCGCCGCGCTGGCCGCCCTCGGCATCACCGAGGTCGCCGCGGTGATGGGCGGCTCGATGGGCGGCGCGCGGGCGCTGGAATGGCTTGTCGGGCACCCGGACACGGTGCGCACCGGCCTGGTGCTCGCGGTCGGGGCGCGGGCCACCGCCGATCAGATCGGCACCCAGTCCAACCAGATCGCGGCCATCAAGGCGGACCCGAACTGGCAGGGCGGCGACTACTACGACACCGGCCGCTCCCCGGAAGCCGGACTGGAGGTCGCGCGGCGCTTCGCGCACCTGACCTACCGCGGCGAGGAAGAACTCGACGACCGGTTCGGCAACGCCGCCCAGGGTGACGAGGATCCGCTGGCCGGGGGCCGCTACGCCGTGCAGAGCTATCTCGAGCATCAGGGCGGCAAGCTGGTCGCCCGGTTCGACGCGGGCACCTATGTGGCGCTGTCGGATTCGCTGTCCAGCCACGACGTGGGCCGCGGCCGGGGCGGGGTGGCCGCCGCGCTGCGGTCCTGTCCGCTGCCCGTGGTGGTCGGCGGTATCACCTCCGACCGGCTCTACCCGCTGCGCCTGCAGCAGGAGATCGCCGATCTGCTGCCGGGCTGCGAGGGCCTCGACGTGGTCGACGCCCCCACCGGGCACGACGGTTTCCTGATCGAGACCGAGCCGATCGGCGAACTGATCCGGCGCACGCTGCAATTGGCCGCCCGGTGA
- the yhjD gene encoding inner membrane protein YhjD — MTEPAEPDAKPGLLDRIRARMPWFDHVIRAQQRYNDSKGDFYAAGITYFTIFALFPLLMIGFAAGGFVLASRPDLLEQIEAAIRQTISGDLGNQLIELMDSAIASRGAVGVIGLATAAWAGLGWMANLREALSQMWGLYRDKPLGFVRTKLSDLAALLSAFVAIVITVALSTLGTASVMKSVLARVGIEDAPVLGPVLGIASTLLALLVSWGLFTWVIARLPRESASFRSSVRAGLIAAVGFEVFKQVASIYLKSVVTGPAGATFGPVLGLMVFAYITSRLVLFATAWAATSKDNMGEDLIMPPAPAVIQSRVITRRGLGTEQAAVAAAVGAFGALGLSRLLRRKTDR; from the coding sequence ATGACCGAGCCGGCAGAACCGGACGCCAAGCCCGGACTCCTGGACCGCATCCGGGCTCGGATGCCGTGGTTCGACCACGTGATACGGGCCCAGCAGCGGTACAACGACAGCAAAGGCGACTTCTACGCCGCGGGCATCACCTACTTCACCATCTTCGCGCTGTTCCCGTTGCTCATGATCGGCTTCGCCGCGGGCGGCTTCGTGCTGGCCAGCCGGCCGGATCTGCTGGAGCAGATCGAGGCCGCCATTCGCCAGACCATCAGCGGCGACCTGGGCAACCAACTCATCGAGCTGATGGATTCCGCGATCGCCTCGCGCGGGGCGGTCGGCGTGATCGGGTTGGCCACCGCGGCCTGGGCGGGGCTGGGCTGGATGGCCAACCTGCGCGAGGCGCTGTCGCAGATGTGGGGCCTGTACCGGGACAAGCCGCTGGGATTCGTGCGGACCAAACTCTCGGACCTGGCGGCGCTGCTGTCGGCGTTCGTGGCGATCGTCATCACGGTCGCGCTGAGCACGCTGGGCACCGCGTCGGTGATGAAGAGTGTGCTGGCGCGGGTGGGGATCGAGGACGCCCCCGTGCTCGGTCCGGTGCTGGGGATCGCCTCGACCTTGTTGGCGCTGCTGGTGTCCTGGGGTTTGTTCACCTGGGTGATCGCCCGGTTGCCGCGGGAATCGGCGAGCTTCCGCAGCAGCGTGCGGGCCGGCCTGATCGCCGCCGTCGGCTTCGAGGTGTTCAAGCAGGTGGCGTCGATCTATCTGAAGTCGGTGGTCACCGGCCCGGCGGGGGCCACCTTCGGCCCGGTGCTGGGCCTGATGGTGTTCGCCTACATCACCTCCCGGCTGGTGCTGTTCGCCACCGCCTGGGCCGCGACGTCCAAGGACAACATGGGCGAGGACCTGATCATGCCGCCCGCCCCGGCGGTGATCCAGAGCCGGGTGATCACCCGCCGTGGCCTCGGCACCGAGCAGGCTGCGGTGGCCGCGGCGGTGGGCGCCTTTGGTGCACTTGGCCTTTCGCGGCTATTGCGACGCAAGACCGATCGCTGA
- a CDS encoding MarR family winged helix-turn-helix transcriptional regulator: MGLSESEKRSWDAFLESAALVYDRINSALIEAHDVTFFETQVLYILNGIPDRATRMGVLSQQLSLSPSRITQLVRGLESRGFVIRVRGEADKRVVMAQLTRAGGLCLQMALRTYSREVHKWYLAPLSRQQMTALGAIGRQVVERLGYQ; this comes from the coding sequence GTGGGCCTCAGCGAGAGTGAAAAGCGCTCGTGGGATGCCTTTTTGGAATCAGCGGCACTGGTCTACGACCGGATCAACTCGGCCCTGATCGAGGCGCACGACGTGACCTTCTTCGAAACGCAGGTTCTTTATATCCTGAACGGCATTCCCGATAGGGCCACGCGCATGGGAGTGCTATCGCAACAATTGTCGCTGTCGCCCAGTCGGATTACGCAATTGGTGCGCGGTCTCGAGTCCCGCGGATTTGTTATCCGGGTCCGGGGCGAGGCGGACAAAAGGGTCGTAATGGCGCAACTCACCCGGGCCGGCGGACTGTGTCTGCAAATGGCGTTGCGGACCTATTCGCGCGAGGTGCACAAATGGTATTTGGCGCCACTGTCGCGGCAGCAGATGACGGCACTCGGAGCCATCGGCAGGCAGGTTGTCGAGCGGCTCGGGTACCAGTGA
- a CDS encoding bifunctional methylenetetrahydrofolate dehydrogenase/methenyltetrahydrofolate cyclohydrolase — MGATVLDGKATRDEIFVDLEERVAKLTQAGITPGLGTILVGEDPGSQAYVRGKHSDCAKVGITSLRRDLPADITQAQLDDTIDELNANPECTGYIVQLPLPKHLDENAALERIDPDKDADGLHPTNLGRLVLGKEAPLPCTPRGIVHLLRRYDVEIAGAHVVVIGRGVTVGRPLGLLLTRRSENATVTLCHTGTRDLAALTKQADIIVAAVGVPHMVTAEMVRPGAAVVDVGVSRVDGKLTGDVHPDVWDLAGHVSPNPGGVGPLTRAFLLTNVVERAESRQ, encoded by the coding sequence GTGGGTGCGACAGTTCTGGACGGTAAGGCCACGCGCGACGAGATCTTCGTCGATCTCGAGGAGCGGGTGGCGAAGTTGACGCAGGCCGGGATCACCCCGGGCCTGGGCACCATCCTCGTCGGCGAGGACCCGGGGTCGCAGGCCTACGTGCGCGGCAAGCACTCCGACTGCGCCAAGGTGGGCATCACCTCGCTGCGTCGCGACCTGCCCGCCGACATCACCCAGGCCCAGCTCGACGACACCATCGACGAGCTCAACGCCAACCCCGAATGCACCGGCTACATCGTGCAGTTGCCGCTACCCAAGCACCTGGACGAGAACGCCGCGCTGGAACGCATCGATCCGGACAAGGACGCCGACGGTCTGCACCCGACCAACCTCGGCCGGCTGGTGCTCGGCAAGGAGGCGCCGCTGCCGTGCACCCCGCGCGGGATCGTGCACCTGCTGCGCCGCTACGACGTCGAGATCGCCGGCGCGCACGTGGTGGTGATCGGCCGCGGCGTCACCGTGGGCCGGCCGCTGGGGCTGCTGCTGACCCGACGTTCGGAGAACGCGACGGTGACGTTGTGCCACACCGGAACTCGTGACCTCGCCGCGCTGACCAAGCAGGCCGACATCATCGTGGCCGCGGTGGGGGTGCCGCACATGGTGACCGCGGAGATGGTCCGTCCCGGCGCGGCGGTGGTCGACGTCGGCGTCAGTCGGGTCGACGGCAAGCTCACCGGCGATGTCCATCCCGACGTCTGGGACCTCGCCGGGCACGTCTCGCCCAACCCGGGCGGGGTAGGCCCGCTGACCCGCGCGTTCCTGCTGACCAACGTCGTCGAACGCGCCGAGTCGCGGCAGTGA